CATCCCCGTTATCCCCAGTCCAGCCGAGCATAAACGCATCTGCGTCTCCTTTACTAGCAAGCTCTAGGTATGTTGCCCATTCATGGGAAACAATTTTCGCTTTAACGCCAATATCCTCTAGGTTTTTCTGAATAACTTCAGCAACCTTTTCACCGTCTGGCATGTATGGGCGCGGAACAGGCATTGCCCATAGTTCCATTTCAAATCCATCTTCAAAGCCAGCCTCTTTCAAAAGCGCTTTCGCTTTTTCCGGGTCGTAATCATAGCCTTTAATATCTTCGTTATATCCAGAAATTGAAGGCGGCATCGGGTTTACAGCAATATCAGCGCGTCCTTCAAAGAATGAATCGATAATCGTCTGCTTATCAATCGCATGGTTCATCGCTTGACGAACTAATTTATTGTCAAACGGCGGACGCGTTACAGTTAAACCGAGGTATCCGACGTTCATCGATGGACGTTCGAATAATTGCAAATCAGCACTATCTTCAATTGATTTACCATCTGAAGGATTAATGCCGTCAGCAAGATCGATATCGCCTGCAAGTAGCGCGTTCAGACGTGCTGAGTTATCCGGAATTGATAAGAAAATGACTTTTCCAAGTTTCGGAAGTCCTTCTTGCCAATAGCCATCGAATTTTTCAATTGTGATTGAGTCATTTGGTTTCCAATCGACAAATTGGAATGGACCCGTTCCAACAGGATTTCTTGCAAATTCATTGTCGCCTTTTTCAAACGCGGTTGGACTTGCAATCGCAAACATGTCCATCGCGATGTTTTTAAGGAACGGCGCTTGTGGTCTTTTCAGTTTAATAACGACTGTGTAATCGCCATCTGCCGTGACCGATTCAATGACGTGGCTCTCATCATCTTTAAATCCGCCAAACATAGAGGCATAATACGGGAACATTTCCTCGTCGCCGTTTGCCCATCTTTCAAAGTTTTTAACGACTGCATCCGCATTAAAGTCTGTGTCATCATGGAATTTGACACCTTCCTCTAATTCAAACGTATACGTCAAACCATCATCGGATGTACTCCAGTCCTTAGCGAGACCTTTGTTAATCGTCGTGTCTTGTTCGCCGAAATTAAGAAGCGTTTCAAAAAGATTCACCGTCACTTTAAATGTTTCACCTTCAGTAACTCGTGATGGGTCGAGTGAAGTTGAATCTCCACCGCGTCCAAATACTAATGTTTCTCCGCTACCTTCTGTTTCTGTTTCCGTTTCTGTCCCTTTATCTCCGCTATCTTCTTCTTTCCCTTTGTCTCCATCATCGTTCCCGCATGCTGCAAGAACCATGGATAAAACGAGGAGAAGTAATAGCGCTAACGACCACAACTTGCCTTTTCTCATTTAATGACCCCTCCGTCTATTTTTATATCATTGTCGGTACCATCTGGATAAAGATGGCACGCAACAGAATGACCTTCTTCAACTTCTATAAGCTTTGGAATATCCCGCGTACAGATGTCCATCTTAAACGGGCATCTTGTGTGGAATGTGCAACCAGTTGGCGGATCCGCAGGATTTGGAATATCCCCTTCAAGAAAAACTTCCTGTTTTACATAGTCTGGATCTGGAACCGGGACTGCTGATAATAAGGCTTGTGTATAAGGATGGAGAGGTTTTGCATAAAGGTCTTCACTCTCAGAAACTTCTACCATTTTCCCTAGATACATAACGCCCACTCGATCACTAATGTGGCGAACCACTCCAAGATCGTGGGCAATGAAAATATAAGTTAAATTAAATTCTTTTTGCAAGTCTTGCATTAAATTCAGGACTTGCGCCTGGATTGATACATCAAGCGCGGATACCGGTTCATCTGCAATAATTAGTTTCGGATTTGTCATAAGAGCTCTTGCGATTCCAATTCGCTGTCTTTGACCTCCGCTAAACTGATGCGGGTACCGTTTTGCATGAAAGTCGCTTAATCCGACGACTTCTAAAAATTCACGAACTTTTGCATTTCGCGCCTTAGCGCTTTTCATGCCATGAACCAATAATGGTTCTCCTAATATTTTTTCGATAGTATGTCTTGGATTTAGGGAAGCATAGGGATCTTGAAACACCATTTGAATATCGCGCCGCGTTTTCCGCATTTCTTCCGCGGATAGGGTTGTGATATCTTTCCCATCGAACTCTACCGTGCCTTCTGTTGGCTCAAGTAGTCTTAAGAGCATTCGGCCAGTTGTCGATTTACCACATCCCGATTCACCGACAATTCCTAGCGTCTCGCCTTCATTCACGTAAAAGGATATATCATCTACTGCTTTTATTTGGCCTGCAACTCGTCCAAGCACGCCTTTTTTAATCGGAAAATACTTTTTCAAACGTTCAACTTTCAATAAAGGCTTTGTCATGCGCTTCCGCTCCTTTTTTGTCATATAGGAAGCACCGTGTTTGATGAGCCGTAGATGTTTCGTATAGTTCAGGATCTTCTTGTAAGCAACGCTCGAATGCAAACTCGCAACGTGCAGCAAACCTGCATCCACGCTCGATCGTACCCGGCTTCGGTACGTTTCCAGCGATTGAATAAAGCCGGTCCTTTTTATATCTTATATCCGGCACCGATTGAATAAGCCCTTTCGTGTACGGGTGCTCGGGATTTTCAAAAATCGTCTTAACAGACGCTTCTTCAATTATTTGACCCGAATACATAACAATGACGCGTTCACAAGTTTCTGCGACAACGCCAAGGTCATGCGTAATGAGAAGAACCGCAGTATTTAACCGCGTATTCAATTCTTTCATCAACTTTAAAATTTGCGCTTGAATGGTAACATCGAGCGCCGTCGTTGGTTCATCCGCAATTAATACGGTCGGATCACAAACGAGCGCCATCGCAATCATGACTCGCTGTCTCATTCCTCCTGATAATTGATGGGGATAGTCTTTCATTAAATCGCTGGCTCTAGGTAAGCCCACAAGTTTCAGCATTTCGATTGCTCTTTCAGTCGCTTTCTTCTTAGACCATTTCTTTTCATGAATTAATACAGCTTCAATTAGCTGATTGCCTATTGTAAAGAGCGGATTTAACGAAGTCATCGGCTCTTGAAATATCATTGCTATATCGTTTCCGCGCACGTGGCGCATTTGGGCTTCCGACATTTTCAGCAAATCCCGGTCATTAAATAATATTTCTCCACCGACAATCTTTCCAGGCGGGCTCGGTACCAGTCCC
This genomic window from Sporosarcina sp. Marseille-Q4063 contains:
- a CDS encoding ABC transporter substrate-binding protein, with protein sequence MRKGKLWSLALLLLLVLSMVLAACGNDDGDKGKEEDSGDKGTETETETEGSGETLVFGRGGDSTSLDPSRVTEGETFKVTVNLFETLLNFGEQDTTINKGLAKDWSTSDDGLTYTFELEEGVKFHDDTDFNADAVVKNFERWANGDEEMFPYYASMFGGFKDDESHVIESVTADGDYTVVIKLKRPQAPFLKNIAMDMFAIASPTAFEKGDNEFARNPVGTGPFQFVDWKPNDSITIEKFDGYWQEGLPKLGKVIFLSIPDNSARLNALLAGDIDLADGINPSDGKSIEDSADLQLFERPSMNVGYLGLTVTRPPFDNKLVRQAMNHAIDKQTIIDSFFEGRADIAVNPMPPSISGYNEDIKGYDYDPEKAKALLKEAGFEDGFEMELWAMPVPRPYMPDGEKVAEVIQKNLEDIGVKAKIVSHEWATYLELASKGDADAFMLGWTGDNGDADNFMYVLLDEDNIGSNNYTYFKNDEMHDLFIEAQSEVDEDKRIELYEKAQEIIHEEAPWVPLAHSTPLLGAAKELTGFKAHPTGSDILKHVDFK
- a CDS encoding ABC transporter ATP-binding protein → MDDRKSVLQVKNLQTTFFTDSGEIPAVDRIDFHLKEGEVLGIVGESGCGKSVTSLSIMGLVPSPPGKIVGGEILFNDRDLLKMSEAQMRHVRGNDIAMIFQEPMTSLNPLFTIGNQLIEAVLIHEKKWSKKKATERAIEMLKLVGLPRASDLMKDYPHQLSGGMRQRVMIAMALVCDPTVLIADEPTTALDVTIQAQILKLMKELNTRLNTAVLLITHDLGVVAETCERVIVMYSGQIIEEASVKTIFENPEHPYTKGLIQSVPDIRYKKDRLYSIAGNVPKPGTIERGCRFAARCEFAFERCLQEDPELYETSTAHQTRCFLYDKKGAEAHDKAFIES
- a CDS encoding ABC transporter ATP-binding protein, which translates into the protein MTKPLLKVERLKKYFPIKKGVLGRVAGQIKAVDDISFYVNEGETLGIVGESGCGKSTTGRMLLRLLEPTEGTVEFDGKDITTLSAEEMRKTRRDIQMVFQDPYASLNPRHTIEKILGEPLLVHGMKSAKARNAKVREFLEVVGLSDFHAKRYPHQFSGGQRQRIGIARALMTNPKLIIADEPVSALDVSIQAQVLNLMQDLQKEFNLTYIFIAHDLGVVRHISDRVGVMYLGKMVEVSESEDLYAKPLHPYTQALLSAVPVPDPDYVKQEVFLEGDIPNPADPPTGCTFHTRCPFKMDICTRDIPKLIEVEEGHSVACHLYPDGTDNDIKIDGGVIK